One Anopheles marshallii chromosome 3, idAnoMarsDA_429_01, whole genome shotgun sequence genomic region harbors:
- the LOC128714322 gene encoding uncharacterized protein LOC128714322: MSAHASTTSFAQQHATDLLASIIGQMPTVPSDEPELSPPPTDEQRSVDAIQQSKRVAKLKQKLDRQNNFMVELKRKIREKEAMKPKADCDREELAFLRNRLKKEAELQQKLLMDVIAEMRKEGNQWQSIPLCPDQLDEYCANPWTIGSVPVGEEKRFSLDSTLSALSSDEQAVGTSDCIDPKMVERFEKELMNRDRVIEILQSRLDRLSADVHKVCRDNDTILDRHPKPVAPITPRFCETDLMHRLEFYRTNTETLGQNLEEMEKALHSIQKELGPMGATECTVPASCTKSSPAACQQTAGGAERPTVCMRDGTPSRRDSCPLVCSKDAEAQKQYAMLLTEYTKKTTECRHLCERLAKVQAGPDDPSPEDTEREVLKKRCTELLDEQDEFRVLIREQANQLDEYRARYLAAQQQVEEQRLQMGKLQVTNRRVEKQINFEIEQIKRKFQDKLRHLTPYPRMLEDEQANSEKLKQSNETLFAELERSLRQVKVLEERLQQVHVAKDGEVKQALQQAQTELEQVQERLSGVVKEKHLAEEEALRWQRELDELRTESAKIVERANQRVEREREVAQKKYSQLESELAQCRAEASFTIGNREQALREMHTQIKVLSASFDDAQLQIRSLRNQLAYLQNEKLVCLA, from the coding sequence ATGAGTGCGCATGCTTCAACCACTTCGTTCGCTCAACAACATGCGACCGATCTGCTGGCATCGATAATCGGCCAAATGCCAACCGTTCCCAGTGATGAGCCGGAGCTCAGCCCACCGCCAACCGATGAGCAGCGATCGGTTGACGCCATACAGCAATCGAAACGTGTGGCCAAGTTGAAGCAAAAGCTGGACCGTCAGAACAACTTTATGGTGGAGCTGAAGCGGAAGATCCGTGAAAAGGAAGCGATGAAACCGAAGGCGGACTGCGATCGTGAGGAGCTCGCTTTTCTGCGCAATCGGCTGAAGAAGGAGGCCGAACTGCAGCAAAAGCTGCTGATGGACGTAATAGCCGAAATGCGGAAGGAAGGTAACCAGTGGCAATCGATACCACTCTGCCCGGACCAGCTGGATGAGTACTGTGCCAATCCGTGGACGATAGGTTCGGTGCCGGTGGGAGAAGAGAAGCGCTTTTCGTTGGATTCTACCCTGTCAGCGCTCAGCTCGGACGAACAAGCCGTTGGCACGAGCGATTGTATCGACCCGAAGATGGTGGAACGGTTCGAGAAGGAGCTGATGAATCGTGACCGTGTCATCGAGATATTACAGAGCCGGCTCGATCGGTTGTCGGCGGATGTGCACAAAGTGTGCCGTGACAATGATACGATACTGGATCGACATCCGAAACCCGTTGCACCGATAACGCCACGGTTCTGCGAGACGGATCTGATGCATCGGTTGGAGTTTTATCGCACCAACACGGAAACGCTGGGACAGAACTTGGAAGAGATGGAAAAGGCGTTACACTCCATCCAGAAGGAGTTGGGCCCGATGGGAGCGACAGAGTGTACGGTGCCGGCGTCCTGCACgaaatcttcccctgctgcgTGTCAGCAAACCGCTGGAGGTGCGGAGCGACCGACGGTTTGCATGCGAGATGGCACACCTTCAAGGCGCGATTCGTGTCCCTTAGTATGTTCGAAAGACGCGGAAGCCCAGAAGCAGTACGCGATGCTACTGACAGAGTACACCAAGAAGACCACGGAATGTCGACATCTTTGCGAGCGGCTTGCCAAAGTTCAGGCCGGTCCGGACGATCCGTCACCCGAAGACACTGAGCGTGAAGTGCTGAAGAAGCGCTGTACCGAGTTGCTGGACGAGCAGGATGAGTTCCGGGTGCTGATACGTGAGCAAGCCAACCAGCTGGATGAGTACCGTGCACGGTATCTGGCCGCCCAGCAGCAGGTTGAGGAGCAACGTCTGCAGATGGGCAAGCTGCAGGTGACGAATCGGCGCGTGGAGAAGCAGATCAACTTTGAAATCGAGCAGATTAAGCGCAAGTTCCAGGACAAACTACGCCACCTTACGCCCTACCCGCGTATGTTGGAAGACGAACAAGCCAACTCCGAAAAGCTTAAACAATCGAATGAAACGTTGTTTGCCGAGCTGGAGCGGTCGTTACGGCAGGTGAAGGTGCTGGAGGAGCGTCTACAGCAAGTCCATGTCGCAAAAGACGGCGAAGTGAAGCAAGCGCTACAGCAAGCCCAAACAGAGCTGGAGCAGGTGCAGGAGCGGTTGAGTGGAGTCGTGAAGGAAAAGCATCTGGCGGAGGAGGAGGCACTCCGTTGGCAACGCGAGCTGGACGAGTTGCGGACCGAGAGTGCAAAGATCGTAGAGCGGGCCAATCAGCGTGTGGAGAGGGAACGAGAAGTGGCGCAGAAGAAGTACAGTCAGCTTGAAAGTGAGTTGGCTCAGTGCCGTGCGGAAGCATCGTTTACCATCGGGAACCGCGAGCAGGCATTGCGCGAGATGCACACCCAGATAAAGGTGCTGTCGGCCAGCTTCGACGATGCGCAGTTGCAGATCCGTTCACTCCGCAATCAGTTGGCTTATCTTCAGAACGAGAAGTTGGTCTGTTTGGCGTAA